The nucleotide sequence CTAAGCAAAAAACTGGCACCTATTGCCGAACTCATTCAATCTGACATGCTCACCAGTTTGCCTTTAGAGATTTTTGGCATCGAGTTGAGCACCTTGATAGACATGATTACCAACACGCCTGCCAAGGTGAGTGCTTTTATAAGCACCCTCATAGAAATAGCCCGAAACTACGACATGAGCGTAGAGCGTTTCTATTTCTCAGTATTGCGCTCTTACCAGGAAATGCATGAAAACTATTTTGAAGACCTGGAGCAAGCAGCCGAAAAATTTGCCAAAGAGCATCAGCTTGGCGACCTACCCTTAAGTGTAGCCACTTTAGAGCAATTGCTTAAAGAAAAGTATCAGTATGAAATAGACCGTGAGAGCATATTGGAGTACCCAATACTAAAGAGTCAACGCTCAGTGCTTATTCCTAAAGGTAGGGGAGGAGGCAGGTTGTTGCTCAACCCAAACCTTGCTACCAGCCAAACTTTGTTTACTTTGGGCAAAGAGTTGGGCTACAATTACCTAAAGCTCCGCAACCGTTTTTATACTTCGTCTACCATTAAGGTAGATTCTTTTGAGCAAATCCTGAACAATTTCAAAGCTTCTTATTTTGCCAACGCCTTGTTGATGCCTGCCAAACACTTTGTGACCAAGTTGAAAGGGGCAATTACCTTAAGTACCTGGAACGAATCCGTATTTTTAGGCTTGTTGGACGAATACGATGCATCGCCCGAAATGTTTTTGCACCGCCTCACTAATTTGGTACCTCGTTTTTTTGGACTTAAGCAATTGTTTTTTTTGCGGTTTCACCACACCCGCGACAACGACGAGTATGAGTTGAACAAAGAGTTGCACCTGGCGGGTTTGTACAATCCACACGGCAACATGCTCAACGAACACTATTGCCGTCGTTGGGTGTCTATCAATATTCTCAAAGACCTGGAAAAAGCCCAAATAGGGAACAAGCCTAAAACCAGCAGTGGAGTGATTTGCAGCGCCCAGCGTTCGCAATATATAGATTCAGAAAACGAATACCTGTGTATTTCGTTGGCGCGTGCCATCAATCCTACCCCCAATACCAACAGTAGTGTGACCATTGGTTTTTTGATGACCAAAGAGTTTAAACGCAAAGTGAAGTTTTGGAACGATCAGGCAATTCCAACCCGACGAGTGGGAGTAGCTTGTGAACGTTGCTCTAACCTGGATTGTAAAGAACGGGCAGCTGAGCCTTTGAGTGTAGAAGAAAAAAATAGTACTGATGAAATGCAGGACGCTTTGAACAAACTTAAGTTACGGTGGGGGAATTGATCTTATATTTAATTAAGAATTTTCAATTACGAATTAGCGCAAAGCGAGGCTGAAAACAAAAACCAGCGCCCAACCTGTCAAGAACTGTGTTAAAAATCAAATTTTTCTTTCCCGTATTGGTCTTAAGGCTTTAGCCAGACCAACACTTGCCAACCCCAAAGTTTGTCCACAAGTTGTTTTTCAAGTTTTGGGTGAACGTTGCTCAGGTCACCCTGTGGTAAGACCTTCGCGGAGATAGAGAGGAAAAAAACAACTTTCCCGTGTTGGTCTTAAGGCTTCAGCCAGACCAACACATGCTAACCCTAAAGCCTGTATACAAGTTGTTTTTCAGGTTTTGGGTGAACGTTGCTCAGGTCACCCTGCGGTAAGACCTTCGCGGAGATAGAGAGGGAAAAAACAACTTTCCCGTGTTGGTCTTAAGGCTTTAGCCAGACCAACACATGCTAACCCCAAAGTTTGTCCACAAGTTATTTTTCAAGTTTTGGGTGAGTGTTGCTCAGGTCACCCTGCGGTAAGACCTTCGCGGAGATAGAGAGGAAAAAAACAACTTTCCCGTGTTGGTCTTAAGGCTTTAGCCAGACCAACACATGCTAACCCCAAAGTTTGTCCACAAGTTATTTTTCAAGTTTTGGGTGAGTGTTGCTCAGGTCACCCTGCGGTAAGACCTTCGCGGAGATAGAGAGGGAAAAAACAACTTTCCCGTGTTGGTCTTAAGGCTTTAGCCAGACCAACACATGCTAACCCCAAAGTCTGTATACAAGTTATTTTTCAAGTTTTGGGTGAGCGTTGTTCAGGTCACCCTGCGGTAAGACCTTCGCGGAGATAAATAATTCAACCCCAAAAAACAACTCTCCCGTGTTGGTCTTAAGGCTTCAGCCAGACCAACACATGCTAACCCCAAAGTCTGTCCACAAGTTGTTTTTCAAGTTTTGGGTGAACGTTGTTCAGGTCACCCTGCGGTAAGACAGTTTAATTACGAATTACGAGTAGGCAACTAGTGATCATTAATCAATTAAAGTGTTGATTTGCAGTAAATTAAACTAAAATATTGAGATAGAGGTTTTACCTGCCTATGCTAAACTTGTCACTTGCTGCTCATACCTTGTCGCTTTTACTTAAAACTTCCATGTCTTCTCCAAAAACGTCATGACATTGCCATAGCTTAAGGCGTCAATGTCTTGGCGCGAGATATAATCACGTAATTCTTGGTTAACCTCAGGGTATTTGCTGGAGTTTTCGTGGGCAGGAAAAAAGAAAGGCTTACGACTTTCGTCGGGATGGTCATCTGTAAAAAAGAAATCGGCACCATAGGCAAGATGGCGGTGCGCTTGTTGATTAATGCCATATAAAATATGGTGTAGTAGTTTGGCAGGTTGGGTGTCGTGTATATACGCCCGCAAAAAGTTGATACCTATAATGCCATCGCGTTGTACTATTTCCTGTACATACTCATCGGGTAAGTTGCGCGGATTGTCCCAGATGGTTCTAAAGTTAGAGTGGCTGGCAATCACAGACAAATTGAGCTTTTGACGGTCGATAAACTTAAATATGTCATAAGCCAGGTCGTCGCTGGTGTGCGAGAGGTCAATGGCTGTTTCGGGGTGATGCTCGGCAAGGTGCTCTAGTAGGGCTTTGCCATCTTTTTTGAGCCCAGCTTCGCTTTTATTGCCACCTCCAAAGCGGTTTTCGTGGTGGTGGGTAAGGCTAATATATAGTACCCTGCCCAGTTGCTCATACATTTTGTCTAAACGAGCCAAACCGTGTGCTAAAGGTTCTTCTTCTTCGCAAAACCCTGAAGCGTTTTCAATAGAAGCCACAATACCCACCCGCGATACATCATTAAAAACTGCTTTGATTTGTTCTAAAGTGTGGGCTGGGGCAAACTGATCGCTGTGTTTTTCTAACAACTGTTGATAGATAGCACATTCTCTGGTGGCCATTTGGGTGCTTCCGGCTGCAGTAGGACTATAAATTGCCAATGTTTGTACTTTTACCTTGCCTTGTTGCAGGTGAGGCAAAGCACACCCAATCTCAACATCGTTGTGGGTTCTTTGGGAGTTTTCAGACAAATAAGACAATAAGTCACAATGCAAGTCAAATATTGGAAGCATTTTGTTCAGCAATTTATTTAGACAAAATTTATATATGAGACGAAAGTTAAAAGATTTCGCCCGAAAGTAAAAAGATTTAACTAAAGAGCGTGAAAATTAAGTCATTAGTTACGTTTTGGCTCTGAATTTATTCTTGGTAAGACTACTAAAGTGATCTAACCGTAGAACAAGCTTGACTTTA is from Microscilla marina ATCC 23134 and encodes:
- a CDS encoding helix-turn-helix domain-containing protein, with the translated sequence MKIKEENIRLIFGVKVKQLRTEKKLSLAEVSKATGISISYLNEIEKGKKYPKPNKIATLAQTLEVDYDWLISLQLSKKLAPIAELIQSDMLTSLPLEIFGIELSTLIDMITNTPAKVSAFISTLIEIARNYDMSVERFYFSVLRSYQEMHENYFEDLEQAAEKFAKEHQLGDLPLSVATLEQLLKEKYQYEIDRESILEYPILKSQRSVLIPKGRGGGRLLLNPNLATSQTLFTLGKELGYNYLKLRNRFYTSSTIKVDSFEQILNNFKASYFANALLMPAKHFVTKLKGAITLSTWNESVFLGLLDEYDASPEMFLHRLTNLVPRFFGLKQLFFLRFHHTRDNDEYELNKELHLAGLYNPHGNMLNEHYCRRWVSINILKDLEKAQIGNKPKTSSGVICSAQRSQYIDSENEYLCISLARAINPTPNTNSSVTIGFLMTKEFKRKVKFWNDQAIPTRRVGVACERCSNLDCKERAAEPLSVEEKNSTDEMQDALNKLKLRWGN
- a CDS encoding dipeptidase, whose product is MLPIFDLHCDLLSYLSENSQRTHNDVEIGCALPHLQQGKVKVQTLAIYSPTAAGSTQMATRECAIYQQLLEKHSDQFAPAHTLEQIKAVFNDVSRVGIVASIENASGFCEEEEPLAHGLARLDKMYEQLGRVLYISLTHHHENRFGGGNKSEAGLKKDGKALLEHLAEHHPETAIDLSHTSDDLAYDIFKFIDRQKLNLSVIASHSNFRTIWDNPRNLPDEYVQEIVQRDGIIGINFLRAYIHDTQPAKLLHHILYGINQQAHRHLAYGADFFFTDDHPDESRKPFFFPAHENSSKYPEVNQELRDYISRQDIDALSYGNVMTFLEKTWKF